One window from the genome of Osmerus mordax isolate fOsmMor3 chromosome 19, fOsmMor3.pri, whole genome shotgun sequence encodes:
- the LOC136963116 gene encoding C2 domain-containing protein 2 isoform X2, with the protein MPHSESESSPSYFGLGDLQWLCMVTLFIASIVTLILYLVQYFFGDLQVQPQPENSNGVTEEADAVLGWALSLKSWKSQWRGAWCKALNDESRKSVDSVQLTFEEDGLQSSELVFGQMSNLQKSAGHKTSRCKVTGDKLQFSICADSPAMCTAGPCRYRVRISPLELQLDLQMREADGMVEVGWGVSHLDTMDLQLSPSFSQGNGSGPAVAAVKERLRQLLCTVRPSVMLSCRPAQATQVKEAQNKVMSPPKPPRAHDWKLLVKNIRVSCSQEDGAAGSMNPLCVLQLDDPPQRFSTSVLKNTCSPAWDQPFIFELNGRSKELVIQLLDDGKPQEGSLLGQVSVPFDLVKKQPKGQQTFALVTKDQVTGSLTTEFTYLEPSEVRSWQTPTPAASKKVEMDRTVMPCGTVVTTITAVKCKPGRLLPPGLTIESPMRPAVTKSKLAGRRVSEQPAVLGATVSKALSSSDTELLMLNGTDPVAEAAIRQLHQSAKQKLKSPVKKSTIIISGVAKTPLSQDDEMALMAGYAAAMDASMSEGGSTQDVTAAIVSGSSSPTEMSDPQEGPSGLGRGPSDWESQVEEEQGADKTSLSNCVSESSCKKSISKGSFLQKSAKLFFRRRHQRKEPGMSQSHNDLVYLEHPVAVDRASRTATLTRMLNRKLLPKSKSKANGSAPTEEHHPGP; encoded by the exons ATGCCTCACTCGGAATCAGAAAGTTCACCGTCTTATTTTGGTTTGGGGGACCTGCAGTGGCTTTGTATGGTTACACTCTTCATCGCATCCATCGTTACTTTGATATTGTATCTAGTACAATACTTTTTCGGCGACTTACAAGTTCAGCCTCAGCCAGAGAACAGCAATGGGGTCACGGAGGAAGCGGACGCTGTGTTAGGATGGGCGCTGTCACTGAAAAGCTGGAAAAGTCAATGGAGAGGTGCTTGGTGCAAAGCCCTTAATGACGAATCGAGGAAGTCTGTG GATTCTGTGCAACTAACATTTGAGGAAGATGGTCTTCAGTCATCAGAGCTGGTGTTTGGTCAAATGTCCAACTTGCAGAAATCTGCTGGACATAAG ACTTCTCGCTGCAAGGTGACTGGGGACAAACTTCAATTTTCCATCTGTGCAGATTCCCCAGCCATGTGTACAGCTGGGCCCTGCAGGTACAGAGTCAGGATATCACCTCTGGAGCTGCAG CTGGACTTGCAGATGAGGGAGGCTGACGGCATGGTCGAGGTGGGCTGGGGGGTTTCTCACCTGGACACGATGGACCTTCAGCTCAGCCCCAGCTTCTCTCAG GGAAACGGCTCTGGACCCGCCGTGGCTGCTGTGAAGGAGCGTCTGAGACAGCTGCTGTGTACTGTGCGTCCTTCAGTAATGCTGAGCTGCAGGCCTGCACAGGCCACGCAGGTcaag gaGGCCCAGAACAAGGTGATGTCCCCCCCTAAGCCTCCCCGTGCCCACGACTGGAAGCTGCTGGTGAAGAACATCAGGGTCTCGTGCAGTCAGGAGGATGGTGCTGCAG GCAGTATGAACCCCCTGTGTGTGCTACAGCTAGATGACCCTCCCCAGAGATTTTCCACCTCGGTGTTGAAGAACACATGCAGTCCTGCCTGGGACCAGCCCTTCATCTT tGAGCTGAATGGACGATCAAAGGAGCTCGTCATTCAGTTGTTGGATGATGGGAAACCTCAGGAGG GCTCGTTGTTGGGTCAGGTGTCGGTGCCTTTCGATCTAGTCAAAAAGCAACCCAAAGGACAGCAAACATTTGCACTTGTGACCAAAGACCAAGTGACTGGGTCTCTTACTACTGAG TTTACCTACCTGGAGCCCAGCGAGGTTCGTTCCTGGCAGACCCCGACGCCAGCCGCTTCCAAGAAGGTGGAGATGGACCGCACGGTCATGCCCTGTGGCACCGTGGTCACCACCATCACAGCCGTGAAATGCAAACCGGGCCGGCTACTACCACCTGGACTCACCATAG AATCCCCCATGAGGCCCGCGGTCACCAAGTCCAAGCTGGCGGGGCGCCGGGTGTCCGAGCAGCCGGCCGTGCTGGGGGCCACGGTGAGCAAGGCGCTGTCCTCCTCCGACACGGAGCTGCTCATGCTGAACGGCACGGACCCCGTGGCGGAGGCCGCCATCCGCCAGCTGCACCAGTCGGCCAAGCAGAAGCTCAAGTCCCCCGTCAAGAAGAGCACCATCATCATCTCCGGGGTGGCCAAG ACTCCCCTGTCCCAGGACGATGAGATGGCCCTCATGGCGGGTTACGCCGCGGCGATGGATGCGTCCATGTCGGAGGGGGGTTCAACTCAGGATGTGACCGCAGCCATCGTCTCCGGGTCCAGCAGCCCCACGGAGATGTCGGACCCCCAGGAGGGGCCCAGTGGGCTGGGCCGAGGCCCCAGCGACTGGGAGagccaggtggaggaggagcagggcgccGACAAGACCTCCCTGTCCAACTGTGTGTCAGAGTCCAGCTGTAAAAAGAGCATTTCGAAAG GCAGCTTCCTGCAGAAGAGTGCCAAGTTGTTCTTCCGCCGGCGCCACCAGCGCAAGGAGCCGGGCATGAGCCAGTCCCACAACGACCTGGTGTACCTCGAACACCCGGTGGCCGTGGACCGCGCCAGCCGCACCGCCACCCTCACCCGCATGCTCAACCGCAAGCTGCTGCCCAAGAGCAAGAGCAAAGCCAATGGCTCTGCACCCACAGAGGAGCACCACCCCGGCCCCTGA
- the atg101 gene encoding autophagy-related protein 101, translated as MNCRSEVLEVSVEGRQVDEAMLALLHTILLHRSTGKFHYKKEGTYSIGTVGTQDIDCDFIDFTFVRVCSDELDRVIRRAVCEFKDALGNSGSDGMGQISLEFYQKKKSRWPFSDECIPWEVWSIKVNVVNLANEQERQICREKVGEKLGEKVINIVEVINRHEYLPKMPTQSEVDNVFDTSLKDVQPYLYKITFQITDTLGTSVSTTMRRLIKDTLAL; from the exons atgaATTGCCGTTCGGAAGTGCTGGAGGTGTCAGTCGAGGGTAGACAGGTCGATGAAGCCATGTTGGCATTGTTGCACACTATCCTGCTGCACCGCAGCACTGGGAAATTTCACTACAAGAAGGAGGGCACCTATTCCATCGGCACCGTGGGCACCCAGGACATTGACTGTGATTTCATAGACTTCACATTTGTCCGAGTGTGCTCAGATGAGCTTGACAGAGTGATaaggagagctgtgtgtgaatTTAAG GATGCTTTGGGCAACTCGGGGAGCGACGGAATGGGACAGATCTCCCTGGAGTTCTACCAGAAGAAAAAGTCTCGCTGGCCTTTCTCTGACGAGTGCATTCCATGGGAGGTCTGGAGTATCAAGGTCAACGTTGTTAATCTGGCCaatgagcaggagagacagatctGTCGCGAGAAAGTGGGCGAGAAGCTGGGTGAAAAAGTGATAAATATTGTCGAGGTCATCAACCGCCATGAGTACCTACCGAAGATGCCCACACAGTCAGAAGTGGACAATGTGTTTGACACCAGTCTGAAAGATGTCCAGCCTTACCTGTACAAGATCACATTCCAGATCACTGACACACTGGGTACCTCTGTAAGCACCACTATGAGGAGGCTGATCAAAGACACCTTAGCACTGTGA
- the LOC136963116 gene encoding C2 domain-containing protein 2 isoform X1 encodes MPHSESESSPSYFGLGDLQWLCMVTLFIASIVTLILYLVQYFFGDLQVQPQPENSNGVTEEADAVLGWALSLKSWKSQWRGAWCKALNDESRKSVDSVQLTFEEDGLQSSELVFGQMSNLQKSAGHKTSRCKVTGDKLQFSICADSPAMCTAGPCRYRVRISPLELQLDLQMREADGMVEVGWGVSHLDTMDLQLSPSFSQGNGSGPAVAAVKERLRQLLCTVRPSVMLSCRPAQATQVKEAQNKVMSPPKPPRAHDWKLLVKNIRVSCSQEDGAAGSMNPLCVLQLDDPPQRFSTSVLKNTCSPAWDQPFIFELNGRSKELVIQLLDDGKPQEGSLLGQVSVPFDLVKKQPKGQQTFALVTKDQVTGSLTTEFTYLEPSEVRSWQTPTPAASKKVEMDRTVMPCGTVVTTITAVKCKPGRLLPPGLTIESPMRPAVTKSKLAGRRVSEQPAVLGATVSKALSSSDTELLMLNGTDPVAEAAIRQLHQSAKQKLKSPVKKSTIIISGVAKTPLSQDDEMALMAGYAAAMDASMSEGGSTQDVTAAIVSGSSSPTEMSDPQEGPSGLGRGPSDWESQVEEEQGADKTSLSNCVSESSCKKSISKEETCANQILCHDAQLPAEECQVVLPPAPPAQGAGHEPVPQRPGVPRTPGGRGPRQPHRHPHPHAQPQAAAQEQEQSQWLCTHRGAPPRPLTPPPPPPPPPTCTDCVPSALSPTP; translated from the exons ATGCCTCACTCGGAATCAGAAAGTTCACCGTCTTATTTTGGTTTGGGGGACCTGCAGTGGCTTTGTATGGTTACACTCTTCATCGCATCCATCGTTACTTTGATATTGTATCTAGTACAATACTTTTTCGGCGACTTACAAGTTCAGCCTCAGCCAGAGAACAGCAATGGGGTCACGGAGGAAGCGGACGCTGTGTTAGGATGGGCGCTGTCACTGAAAAGCTGGAAAAGTCAATGGAGAGGTGCTTGGTGCAAAGCCCTTAATGACGAATCGAGGAAGTCTGTG GATTCTGTGCAACTAACATTTGAGGAAGATGGTCTTCAGTCATCAGAGCTGGTGTTTGGTCAAATGTCCAACTTGCAGAAATCTGCTGGACATAAG ACTTCTCGCTGCAAGGTGACTGGGGACAAACTTCAATTTTCCATCTGTGCAGATTCCCCAGCCATGTGTACAGCTGGGCCCTGCAGGTACAGAGTCAGGATATCACCTCTGGAGCTGCAG CTGGACTTGCAGATGAGGGAGGCTGACGGCATGGTCGAGGTGGGCTGGGGGGTTTCTCACCTGGACACGATGGACCTTCAGCTCAGCCCCAGCTTCTCTCAG GGAAACGGCTCTGGACCCGCCGTGGCTGCTGTGAAGGAGCGTCTGAGACAGCTGCTGTGTACTGTGCGTCCTTCAGTAATGCTGAGCTGCAGGCCTGCACAGGCCACGCAGGTcaag gaGGCCCAGAACAAGGTGATGTCCCCCCCTAAGCCTCCCCGTGCCCACGACTGGAAGCTGCTGGTGAAGAACATCAGGGTCTCGTGCAGTCAGGAGGATGGTGCTGCAG GCAGTATGAACCCCCTGTGTGTGCTACAGCTAGATGACCCTCCCCAGAGATTTTCCACCTCGGTGTTGAAGAACACATGCAGTCCTGCCTGGGACCAGCCCTTCATCTT tGAGCTGAATGGACGATCAAAGGAGCTCGTCATTCAGTTGTTGGATGATGGGAAACCTCAGGAGG GCTCGTTGTTGGGTCAGGTGTCGGTGCCTTTCGATCTAGTCAAAAAGCAACCCAAAGGACAGCAAACATTTGCACTTGTGACCAAAGACCAAGTGACTGGGTCTCTTACTACTGAG TTTACCTACCTGGAGCCCAGCGAGGTTCGTTCCTGGCAGACCCCGACGCCAGCCGCTTCCAAGAAGGTGGAGATGGACCGCACGGTCATGCCCTGTGGCACCGTGGTCACCACCATCACAGCCGTGAAATGCAAACCGGGCCGGCTACTACCACCTGGACTCACCATAG AATCCCCCATGAGGCCCGCGGTCACCAAGTCCAAGCTGGCGGGGCGCCGGGTGTCCGAGCAGCCGGCCGTGCTGGGGGCCACGGTGAGCAAGGCGCTGTCCTCCTCCGACACGGAGCTGCTCATGCTGAACGGCACGGACCCCGTGGCGGAGGCCGCCATCCGCCAGCTGCACCAGTCGGCCAAGCAGAAGCTCAAGTCCCCCGTCAAGAAGAGCACCATCATCATCTCCGGGGTGGCCAAG ACTCCCCTGTCCCAGGACGATGAGATGGCCCTCATGGCGGGTTACGCCGCGGCGATGGATGCGTCCATGTCGGAGGGGGGTTCAACTCAGGATGTGACCGCAGCCATCGTCTCCGGGTCCAGCAGCCCCACGGAGATGTCGGACCCCCAGGAGGGGCCCAGTGGGCTGGGCCGAGGCCCCAGCGACTGGGAGagccaggtggaggaggagcagggcgccGACAAGACCTCCCTGTCCAACTGTGTGTCAGAGTCCAGCTGTAAAAAGAGCATTTCGAAAG aggaAACCTGTGCTAACCAGATATTATGTCACGACGC GCAGCTTCCTGCAGAAGAGTGCCAAGTTGTTCTTCCGCCGGCGCCACCAGCGCAAGGAGCCGGGCATGAGCCAGTCCCACAACGACCTGGTGTACCTCGAACACCCGGTGGCCGTGGACCGCGCCAGCCGCACCGCCACCCTCACCCGCATGCTCAACCGCAAGCTGCTGCCCAAGAGCAAGAGCAAAGCCAATGGCTCTGCACCCACAGAGGAGCACCACCCCGGCCCCTGACCccacctccgcctccccctccaccaccaaccTGCACTGACTGTGTCCCCTCCgccctgtcccccaccccctga